A region of the Thioploca ingrica genome:
ATTATCAGCGGATAAAGTTGAAAATATAAATTTCGGCGCGATTTCATCCATGTTGCTGAGTTCTTGAACAGCTTGAATTCATTTTTTTAGGCGGTGCTGTTTAGGTCCTTTTCCGCTAAAATTCTTTCCACCGTTTCTACAATCGCTTGAGTTTGAGAATCTATTTCAATATTGACCCAATCACCTACTTGTTTATAGCCAAAAGTGGTTCGTTTCAAAGTTTCCGGTATGAAGTAAACCCTAAAGGTCGCATTTTGTTTGTCAACCTCAACCAGGGTTAGACTGACCCCATTCAAAGCGACAAAACCTTTGGTAAAAATATATTTCGTGAGAGGGTGAGGAATTTTAAAAGTCACCACCTGATTATTGGGTATAGAAGTATCTATCGAAGTGATTTCTGCCATACCATGCACATGACCAGAAAGCAAGTGACCACCGACTTCATCACCGATCTTAAAGGAGCGTTCTACATTAACAAACTGCCCCGTTTTTAATAAACCGATAGTGGTTCGTTGTAAGGTTTCTTGCATCGCATCAAAAGACACTTGGTTATGCTCGACTTTAAGCGTGGTAAAACAGACGCCATCAACCGCAACACTCGCACCAGTTTGAAGTCCTACCCGCAATTCATCAGGAAAAATGAGGGAAAAGGTGATAAGTCCAGGTTTTTCTATGATTGCTGCAACGCTGACATAAGCTTGTACGATACCGGTGAACATATTTTTTATAAAAGTTATGCGGTTTTGACTGGGGTTTCAAGTTCGTTCATTCGTTGTTTTTTCTCGTTTTCTTTCTCGTTCCCACGCTGGAGCGTGGGAATGCGTATGGCACCGCTCCAGCGGTGCAGTTAGCAGACACTAGAGCGTCAAGAAAGACGTTCCCACGCTGGAGCATGGGAACGAGAGAAGAGGTAACCAAATAATATTTGAAATACGCATTTCTAGTAGAAAGGTGGGTTTCGATACGCTCTACCCACCTTACTGTAAGTTACCAAGTATGATTTGCTTTAAAATCCTCTAACGCGGCTTTAAAACCTTTAGAGACTTCTTCAGTGTAATCACCTTTTTCATTGATTTTATTCAATAAGTCGGCATAATTAGCGCGCATGTAGCTGTGTAAAGCCTGTTCAAAATCAACTACTTTTTTCACATTAACATTATCTAAATAGCCCTCATTAGCAGCATACAGTGAAACGGCCATTTCTGCTACGGTTAAGGGTGAATATTGTTTTTGCTTCATTAACTCAGTCACCCGTTGACCACGTTCAATTTGTTTACGGGTTTTTTCGTCCAAGTCTGAAGCAAATTGCGCAAAAGCGGCCAATTCACGGTATTGCGCTAAATCTAATCGAATACCACCGCCGAGCTTTTTGATAATTTTGGTTTGTGCTGCACCACCCACCCGTGATACCGAAATACCAGGATTAATCGCGGGACGAATACCGGCATTAAATAGGTCAGTTTCTAAGAAAATTTGTCCGTCGGTAATGGAAATCACGTTAGTCGGAATAAAGGCAGATACGTCACCGGCTTGGGTTTCAATAATCGGTAAAGCGGTCAAGGAACCCGTTTTACCTTTGACTTCTCCATTGGTCAATTTTTCAACGTAGTTAGCATTCAAACGCGAGGCTCGTTCTAGCAAGCGGGAATGTAAATAGAAAACGTCACCGGGATAAGCTTCCCGTCCGGGTGGGCGTCGCAATAACAAGGATACTTGCCGATAAGCCCAGGCTTGTTTAGTCAAATCGTCATAGACAATCAAAGCATCTTCGCCCCGATCACGAAAGTATTCACCCATGGCACAGCCCGCATAAGGTGCAATAAATTGTAACGTTGCTGCATCAGAAGCATTGGCTGCCACAATAATGGTATGTTCCATGGCACCGTGTTCTTCTAATTTACGCACCACGTTGGCTACCGAAGAAGCTTTTTGCCCAATGGCCACATAGATACATTTGATACCGGTACCTTTTTGATTGATGATGGCATCAATCGCCACGGCAGTTTTACCGGTTTGACGGTCACCAATGATCAATTCACGTTGCCCGCGACCAATGGGTACCATCGCATCAATGGCTTTTAACCCCGTTTGTACTGGCTGACCCACTGATTGACGGGTAATCACGCCCGGAGCAATTCGTTCTAACGGGAGAGTTAGTTGAGTATTGAGTGGACCTTTACCATCAATGGGTTGACCTAATGGATTAACCACTCGACCTAATAATTCCGTTCCCACGGGAACTTCTAAAATGCGACCGGTACATTTTACTTTGTCGCCTTCCGTAATATGTTTATAAGGTCCCAATACGACACCACCCACAGAATCCCGTTCCAGGTTCAAAGCCATCCCAAAAGAGTCACCGGGAAATTCTAACATTTCGCCTTGCATGACCTCGGCTAAACCATGGATACGGACGATACCGTCAGTGATGCTAACGACCGAACCTTCACTGCGTGATTCAGTCGTTAAATCATAATTTTTAATTTTTTGTTTAATTAATTCACTGATTTCAGAGGGATTAAGTTGCATTTATTTCCTCTCATTTGAGCTAATGACGCAATTCGGCAGCTAATTTTTGCAAACGTCCCTTAATAGAGACATCCATGACTTGATCGCCAGCACGGACTAACCAACCCCCGAGTAGAGATTCATCTGTGGTGATATGAATATGAGCAGCTTTACCTAGACGCTGTTGTAATACCGTTTCGATAGCTTGTTGTTGCGGCATCGTCACCGGATAGGGCGTCATTATCTCTACTTCAAGATAATTTTGATATTGCGCTTTTAATGTTTCATATTGAATCGCTATTTGAGGTATAGCCAGTAAGCGGTGATTATCCACCAGAATTTTAACCAGATTTTTACCCGTTTCACTCAATTGTCCTTCACCAATCGCTAACCAGATCTGAGTTAAGGTATTCTTATCAACTTGTGGATTAGCAATCACCGACGCCATGAGCGGATCTTCAACAATGATTTTTAAAAAGTTTAACACCACCGACCAATCATCGAGGTGATTCTTTTCTTTGGCTAATTTAAAGATCGCTTCAGCATAGGGACGTGCAATTGTTGCTAATTCTGCCATATGTTATTGCCTATAGCTCTTTGATCATTTGGTCTAGAAAATTATGGTGAGCCGAAGCATCAATTTCACGTCCTAAGATTTTTTCGCTCATAAGCAGCGATAAACTGACAACTTGTTCACGCAAATGTTCTTTAGCTCGATTGGTTTCTTGCTCAATTTCAGCTTGCGCTAATTCGAGTTGGCGTTGTCCTTCTAGACGTGCTTGTTCCTTTGATTCTTCGATAATTTCATTCGCTCGTTTATTCGCAGCCGTAATAATCTCAGCGGCATCTTGTTTAGCTTCCCGTAAACGTTCCGCTGCACGTTGTTCCGATAACTCTAATTCATGTTTTCCCCGTTCTGCTGCTGCTAAGCCTTGTGCAATTCGCGTGCTACGAGTTGCCATCATTTGGGTTACGGGTCCCCATAAAAATTTCCAGACAAATCCCACTAATACCATAAAGGTCAAGATTTGTCCAAATAGTGTGACTGTAATACTCACTTTATCCCCCGTTTAGATAAGTTAACCTCCAAGGGCTTTAACAGCCGCCTGTGCGGCCCCGATAAAGGGGTTAGCGAAAATAAACCACATCGAGATACCTAACACGATCATCGGAAAAGCTTCCATTAAACCACCGGTGAATAACATTTGGGTCATCAGTTGTGGTCTCATTTCGGGTTGTCTAGCAATCCCTTCTAAGTATTTAGAACAGATCAGCGCCCACCCCAGGGCTGAGGCAAATGCTGCTGCTGCCAGAATAATCCCAACGATTAAAGCAGTCGAAGCATAAAGTTGCGTGATCATTTCAGGGGTCATTCACTCGTCTCCTTAACAGTAGTTGAGGTCAATGAAATAGTTAATGAATAAAATACCGGCTTATCTTCGCCTTTTTACTCCTCATAATTAAGAAGAAATGAATACCTCAATTATCTTTTGCTTTCCAAAGAAAACGTTTGATCTTCGGTTCTCATATCCTCCGTGGAGGAAAAAGGAAAATAAAATTAGCCTAACTTTAATTAATGTTCTTCGTCCACTTGATGTGCAATACTTAAGTAGACAATCGTTAATAACATAAAAATAAAAGCTTGTAACGTGATAATTAAAATATGAAAGATAGCCCAAGCACCTCCTGGTAACCATTGGATCCACCACGGTAATAAGGCAATTAAAATAAAAATCAGTTCTCCCGCGAACATATTACCAAATAACCGTAATCCCATGCTCACCGGTTTCGCTACTTCTTCAATCAGTGTCATCAGGAAGTTAATGGGCATAAGTAATATTTTAACAAAGAGATTATGCGCCGGAAATGGATGAAATAAATACATTTTAATGAAACCAACCGGGCCTTTAATTTTGATATTGTAAAAGATAATTAAGGCAAATACACTACCGGCAAATCCTAAAGTGGTGTCCAAATTAGTGGTGGGAACCACTTTCAAATAAGGAATTCCTAACCATTTAGCAATTAAAGGTAAGAGGTCAACTGGCAACAAATCCAGGGCATTCATTAAAAAAATCCACATAAACAAGGTCAATGCTAACGGGCCAATCAGGGGATTGTAACCGGCAAAAGCTTCTTTAACTTGGCGTTCCACAAATTCCAAGATAATTTCTAAAAAGTTCTGGAGACCTTTGGGATTATCCGGATCCAAATTGCTACCCACTTTTTTAGCCATCCCGATAATGATAGCCGCTAACAAAATACTAAAAAAGAGAACATCCAGATGAATAGTCCAAAAACCCTCACCAATAGACAAATTAGTTAAATGGTGTTGAATGTATTCAACGGCTCCAGTTCCATTGGCAGCAGAATGATGAGATTCAGTCACACTTGTTGCTCCATTCCAGCGATTAATATTACTCAACCTAACAATGTGTGGGCAAATTAAAACGCCCGTTAAATAAATAACCTAATTGTGCTACCGCTAAAGCGACTACAATAGGTATCGGCGGTAATTGAAGTCCGCCCATTCCCAATACTAAACAAACGAATGTGAAAATAAAGCGTTGTACAGCAGTAAGATAAAGTACCCTAACTTCTTGTCCAGGCGCGACTTTGGCCAATTTAATAGCGGATTGTATTCGGCGATTCATCATCCACACATTAAACATAACTATGCCACCACCATATAACGCGGCTTGTGCTGCTAATGCGCCTTGGTGAACATAAAACAACACCGCCATCCCAGCTACCAATAATGATTGGATAATCAACATTTGAGTAGCACCGGTATGGACTGTAATCGATTCTAAATGCGGTTCATCCTTCATCACCAATGCTCGATTGCAAAATAAACAGTTAAGGTAGCAGCTTGCTACTCACTGTTACCAGTTTTTTGGCAGAAAAAAGCATTTTCATCTTGGCAAGCTCCGTCCTTTAGGGCGGGGTAGTTGACTATACCAACTCACATTGAGCGTGCAGTATAATGACATGAACAATTAAGGTCAATCCATTATAAACCGAAAGAACCGGAATAATAAACTCAAAGTGAGTTATCCTATTTTGGCTCATTATCAATTAACTAAGCGGTTATTTTGGTATTATTTTACTATAATAAAACAGATTAAGTGGTAGGATATTCTGGTTATGGTGTTATAACTATCTGCTTTGATGGTTTAAAATAACTATAATTAGCCCTTTGGCAATTGGTGTAACAGGCTTTCTTTAGTATTTTGGATATCACCCTATAATCTTAAATAAGAGGTTACCCATGTCTCCAACGACAACCCGGTATGATCATTTTTTTACTCATTGTCATACTTTATTTGGTGTCATTGATGCCAAAGGCTATTTTTGCCAAGTAAATTATGCCTGGCAATCCTTATTAGGATATGATTTAGACGCTTTATCGGCTCATTTATATCTTGATTTGGTACACCCAGATGATCAAGCACAAACGACCGCTGTTCTTCAACAATTAACTAACATTTCTGAATCAATCACCGTAGTTAATCGGTTTCAACATCGTGATGGTAATTATCAGGAAATGGTATGGCAAATCACTCCCATTAATCAACAGACTGAATTTTGCATGGTTGCCATACCAACCGCTATTTTCAAGACTCATTTACTACCATCCCCCCCGGATTGGTCAACTATAGAAAATACTTCCTTACCAGGATTACTGGGAAAAAAGCAGCAGGAATTAACGTTACTGCAAACTGAACTACAAGACAGACAAGTCGCTTTAACCATCGCCCAGGAAGATCATGTCGAGTTAAGTGCTCAGTTGGAGACGGCTCAACAAAATTTAGTGTTATTACAAGCACAATTACAAGGAAAGCAAACGGCTTTACTCTCACTTCAGCAAGATAATGTTGCTTTAAATACTCATCTTGAAGAAGCACAACAACATCTGGCTACGCTGCAAATTGAATTAGAAGAAAAACAGGCTGATTTAAATTGGCTTGAAGAAGAAAATAATGTGTTACGCTCAGTTCTTATTAATATCAGAGAAGGGGTAGTGGTCCAGTATGCTGATAAACATTTACAAACTTTGAATGCTCAAGTTGAACAAATTTTAACTCATCCCCTCACCCCGACTGATTTTGAACAATTATGGTATATTAATAATATTGATCCAAATACCACTCGTCAGAATAAGCCCGATCAATTAGTTCAACTTAAAAAACCACAAGGCGGTTTATTAGAACTCTCCGTTTGTAATCAGGCTTTGTATCATCCAAACGACGTCCAACCTTACGCTAAAATCGTTATGTTTTATGATCCCAGTAGTCAATACTCAGCAGAATTGACTTTACGCCATTTAAAAGACGATTTTGACATCATTATGCAAAGTAAACGGGAGGGTGTTTTAGATTGGGATTTACAAAATAATCAAGTCACTTATTCAACCCGTTGGAAAACTATTTTCGGTTATACCCACGAAGATGTTTGCACCCATATTGATGCTTGGTATTCACGGATCCATCCCAGTGATCATTCTCAAGTGATGCGAGAGGTTAAAAATTGTTTAGAGAGTGTCAAAACTGTCTATGAAAAAGTACATCGAGTCCAACACAAAGATGGTTCCTATCGTTGGGTAACCAGTCAAGGGACTGCATTGCGTGATAGTAGTGGTCGCCCCTATCGCTTTATGGCCACATTTATTGATATTACCGAACGTAAACGTGCTGAAGAAACTTTAGAAGTCACCGAAAAATACGAACGGTTGTTTACCACACATCCTGATGCGATTTTATTAATCGAGAATAATGGTACTGTGGCGGAAATGAATCCGGCTGCCTTAAATTTATACGGTTATAACCGCAAAGAAGTGACCCGTTTAACTCAAGCTGACCTATTTGCGAGTGAGATTAATTTAGCTCACTTGACTGCTCACACCACTTATCCTGGTTATCATCGAAAACGGGATGGTTCACTGTTCTCAGCAGAAATAATGGTTAATGAATTACGCTGGCAAACCAAACGGCTGTTTATCGTTACGGTGCGTGATGTCACTACCGCTCAGCAGCAAACTGCCCAATTGATTGACAATGAAAGAAAATACCACCAACTCTTTGAAGCAGAGTCAGAAGCGGTTATCGTTTTTAATGCCCAAACCCAGCAGATTTTTGAAGTCAATCAAGCCGCTATTCAGTTATACGGTTATACTTACCCGGAATGGTTAGAACTCAATATCAGTACGCTATTTGATAAAGCTGACTCCACCGCAATAGGTACCACCCATCAAGAGTTACCCCAAAAATTTTCGGCATGGCATCGCAAAAAAGATAATACCCGGTTTCCAGTGACCATAGCTATCAGTCAATATACTTTTAAAAATCAGATCCTGGTCTGCGCCATGGTGCATGATATGACGCTTTACCAACCGGCTCAAGAGTTTGCTAATACCCTATTACAAACTTCGCCAGTATTTTTTATCGTCCTGTCACCCGCTGGCAAAATTATTTTTGTCAATGAAACTTTATTAAAAGCACTCAGTTATACCTTAGAAGAACTGCAAAATAAACCCTATCAAACGACTTTAGTTTTACCCACTGACCGACACCGATTCGAAGAAAATTTGGCTACTTTACTCAGTCATCCGGAAACGCGACTATTGATGGAAATAACGGTATTAGCCAAAAATCAATACTCGCTCCTGTTAGAATGCCATTGTCAAGCGGTTTTAGATACTCAACAACAAGTGACCTACATTTTAAATATCGGGATTGATATTCGCGAACGGAAAGAAGCACAACAACAATTACATCTCTATAAATCCATTGTAGAAACGTCTCAAGAAGCCATTTTTGTCAGTACACCCAATGCCCAATTAGTCTATATTAATCCCGCTCATGAAAAACTTTTTAAATTTCACGATTTTGTACCTAATAAATACAACTATCGTGATTATTGCACGCCAGCAACCTTAAGAACGATTGAGCACGAAATTGTACCGAAAATTGCCCAAGGACAAACTTGGGAAGGTATTTTGCCAGTGTTTGATTTCAAGGGGTGCCATTTTCCCATTTGGGGACGCTTTGATGCGATTCGTGATAATCAAGGTCGCTTCTTATTTGCTTTTGGTTTAATGCACGACGTGACCAAACAGCAAGAAATGGAAGCCAGTTTACGCTATGAGCGCGAGCAATATGAAACCATTTTTCATGCAGCACCCCTGTCAATCATTTATAAAGACAAAGAAAACCGGGTTATCAAAGCAAATCGTTATGTGGCACAAATTGCTAAATTTATGAAACCGTCTGAAATGGAAGGCAAATCAGTTTATGAATTGTTCCCACAATATGCGGAAGAATATTATCTGAATGATTTAGAAGTCATTAAAACCGGCAAGCCTAAGCTGGGTTTACGAGAAAAACATTCTGGGGGTTATTCTCAAGTGGATAAAATCCCCTATAGAGATGCCAATAGCAATATCGTTGGCGTCATTGTCTTTTCAGTCGATATCACTCGACGGTTGCGAACCGAACGCGCTTGGCGACAAAAACAACAAGCGTTACAAGAAAGTGAAGCCCAATTACGCTTGACTATTGAGCAACTTCCGATGATGATTTGGGCAGTCGATACGCAGTTGAATATTACCCTTTGGAATCGTCATTGTGAACGAGTAACCGGCTATACTGCTGATGAAATCATCAATAATCCGCAGGCTTGGCAATTACTTTACCCGGATACCCCCTATCGAGAACAAATTATCGGTCTTTGCCAACAACAATTAGAACATCACGGCGAATTTTGCCAGCTTGAATCGCACCTCACTTGCAAAAATGGCAAAGAAAGAACGATTACTTGGTCTATAATCAATATGGTTAGAATAGAAGGTTCTGCCTTATGGGGGGTCGGTCAAGAAATCTCCAAGCGTGAGGAACAAACTGTTAAATTATTACGCGAAAGTGAAGAACGGCTACAGTCAATAATACAAAATGTGCCCATTATGCTTAATGCCTATGATGAATCCGGAGCATTTCTGTTTTGGAATCAACAATGTGAGAAAGTCACCGGTTACTCTGCCCAAGAAATCGTTGGTAATTCTAATGCCTTGAAATGGTTATATCCTCAAACTGAATTGTATCAGCAGGTTCAGCAATTTTGCTTACAACCAATGTCTCTTTGGCAATATGAAACTGAAATTAACTGCAAGGACGGTAACCGTAAACAGATCATTTGGTCAAACATTTCTAAGCAATATCCGCTACCAGGTTGGTTTGGTTGGATGATAGGTGAAGATATTTCTGCATTCAAACAAATACAGGCTGACTTTGTTGAAAAAGATTCCTTATTATCGGCCATACTGGATAGCTTTCCAATGAGCATTGGCGTAACTGATAGACGGGGACGCTTTGTTTATCTTAATGAAGCCTATTGTAATTTACATGGTTATTCGGCTAAGGAATTGCTTAATAGTCCGTTAACGGTTGTTATTCCACCCGATAATCAAAATGTTGTGTTGCGTCAATATTTTAGCTTCCTTAATCAAACCGGAGAAAATACGTTTACTGAAACCTATACCGCCTTACATAAAAGAGGATTTCTAGTGGAAGCACATCGTGTGGTAGAACGGATTGAACAAGAAAACGGGCAAGTTTATGTCATTTGGTTAGTTAACCAAGTGGAAGAGTAAGCATTTTCTACTCATTACGATCGTGAAAATAAGTAGCGCGTAGCCTAATTCAAACCGGATAACCAAAATTGTAGGAGAGGTAGAGCGTAGCGAAACCCATCAGATTTCATTGTTCGGGTAATTCTATTCTTGTTTTTGCGTGAATCCTAATTTATTCAAAATCATAGGAATAATACACAGCGATACCCTTATTTTTAGCGTATTCTTCAACACCACTATTACTAATCATATGGGTTATTAATATTGGAAAACACTCTGGTATAACGCCTTCAAATCTTTGCAAACGTTTCCGAATAAACTCATCAATTTTCGGTTTCGATAACTGGCTTTTACTTTCGCCAATAATCGTTACTATCTTACCCTCTTGAAGTGCTTGTCCAATAATATTGACCTCCAGTTCCTTACCTTGGTTATCTTTAAGATAACCACGCTTGAGCCGTCCTTGTACAATCAAACCAAAATCGCGTTGTAATAACTGGGGTAAAACTTTATAAGCTTTATTTTCCAAGCTATAACCAACCGTGGTTGCCAAACCACCGACTTGTTTGCGCGTCTCTTTATGTTCCTTGATAAGTTCTATTAAACTTTGTTCAGTGCGTTGCTGGGCAACCGTCAATTCTTCCATCCGTTGCTCGGTGCGTTGCTGGGCAACCGTCAATTCTTCCATCCGTTGCTCAGTGTGTTGCTGGGCAATCGTCAGTCCTTTTTGCGCCTCGGCAATTTCTCGGACAATAGACTTTAATTCATTAAAATCTTTGCTTTTAACCAACTCATCGTAAGCTTCCACAAGGGTTTCAGCTAACAACTTGGCCTGTTTTGGTTCAAACGCTTGACTCAATTTGTGTTCAAAATACGTGGTGCTAGACATAAGTTATATTTTACCTTGTCTTCTAACAGCTTTTATTCCATCGGATAATAAAGATTTGAGTCAATACTTTATCTTTCTTAAAAAAATGGGAGAGAACACTTTATACTGAAACCGAATACTGAAACCGATAGCGAGACAACTAATTTTAATTCTGATAAGTTAGTAATTTTGTTTTTTTAGATCTCAATTTCTAATTAAGAATTACGGGTTACCCACTTTTTTTAACAAAAATTGGCCATTCTTTATTTTGATTACTTTTACAAGGTTGGTGGCTATAAATTCATCAACTGCCCTCTTTACCCCGTCTTGCCACCAATTACCTTTACCATAATAATCATCGCCTGTAATAAAACCACCGACTTTTATTTTAGGATAATATAACTCTAAATCTTTCTTGACGAACTCATACTGGTGGTTTCCGTCAATATAAATCCAATCGAAATAATTATCATCAAAGTTGTTACAGAGTTCATGTGAATACCCACGACAGATTTTTACTTGGCCATTGTTAATTTCCTGAGAGAATCTGTTAACAACTTGTTGATAAATATTATCTAAATTTGTTTGAGTTGTTTTCTTTCCGTAAATTGAATGATCAAAAATATCTTTTTGTTCACATATCCAAGGATCTATCAAATATAACTTGGTGGGGTTCACCATTTGCAAAATCTTTTTTGAAAAATTCCCTTCCCATACCCCTATCTCAGCACAGATTGAATTTTTTGGCATTTCTTTTAGTAGAAAAGCACGCCCTTTTGATAAAGACAACAGAGAAGAAGGGATTAACCGTGCTAGTGGCCACAAAACGCGCCAATTTTTAACTTGGTTTATCATTGATTTTCGCATTAGGTTATTCCTAGTGCGCTCAAACAAACCGTCATCAATGTGTGTGGCATTAAACCAAGAAACAAAATTACTAAAGCATTAACACTGAGCGCTACCCGCATATCCATTCCCGCTTCAATTAGTATCAAGTTTTCGGACTTGTCAAAATACATTAATTTAACGATGCGCAAGTAGTAAAACGCCCCAATAATAGCAAAAAACACGGCTGCCACCGCTAACCACACCAGTCCGGCTTGGACCACTTGAATTAAAACTGACCATTTAGCCCAAAAACCTAAGAGAGGGGGCATTCCCGCCATTGACAACATCAAAATGAGCATAATAAAGGCATACCACGAATTACGTTCATTCAACCCTTTAAAGTCCTCCAGTCGTTCCGCTTCAAAACCGCCTCTGCTCAGCAAAAGGATGACGCCAAACCCCCCTAAACTCATTAAAGTGTAGACCACAACGTAAAAGAGAGAAGCTGCATAACCGGCCGGAGTTGCTGTTAAAACGCCCAACATCAAGAAGCCTACATGTGAAATCGTTGAATACGCCAACATGCGTTTAATATTGGTTTGGGAAATAGCGACAATATTACCGATTGCCATTGATAAAATTGATAACAAGATCAGTATCTGTTGCCAATTAGTGTGTAGTTGTGGCATCCCATCTACTAATAATCGCATTAACATAGCAAAAGCGGCTAACTTGGGAGCGGTGCTAATGAATAAAGTGACTGCTGTCGGTGCGCCTTGATACACATCCGGTACCCACATATGAAAAGGCACCGCACCTAACTTAAAGGCTAACCCAACCACGACAAATACTAACCCAAATATCATGATAGTTTTCTGCTCAGATTCTTGAGTCAGTAGTTGGGCAAGTTTTGCTAAATCGAGCGTTCCCGTGATGCCATACAGTATAGAAATTCCATAAAGTAATAAACCAGAAGCTAAGGCACCCAGTACAAAGTATTTCATCGCGGCTTCAGTAGCTGCTGGTGAATCACGGTGCATCGCTACCATGGTATATAATGACAGTGACAGAAGTTCTAAACCTAAATAGATGGTCAACAAGCTATGGGCAGAGACGATTACCATCATCCCTAAAACGGCCAATAAACCTAAGACGAAATATTCGCCTTTGAACATATTATGATCACGTAAATAGCGCCGTGAATAAATAAATACCCAAAAAACCACGATGACAATCAAAAATTTAAGTAACCCGCTCAGGGGATCACTGACAAATAAGTTATTCATTGCCAGTATCTGTTGTTGCGGATAGTTAGCTAAAATAAGTAAGCCCGTACCCAGTAAAGTGCCTTGAGTTAATTGATAAGTCAAGTTTCGTAATTGCTCGGGTAGATAAGCATCTATAACCAAGATAAGACAAGCCATGGTAAGGAGTAAAATTTCTGGCAATAACCAAATCGTATTTAAATTTGCAACCATCATGTCTTTGTTTCCTTACATCGGCACTATTTTAGAATGAGAAAGATGTTCTAATAAATTCTGTACGGTGGCGTGCATCACTTCCAGTAATGGCTCTGGCCAAATACCAAAAAACAATACCGTTATGGCTAAAATACCGAGAATCAGGGTTTCACGTCCATTAATGTCAGTGAGAGCAGCAACGCCATCATTGGCAATGGCACCGTAGATGACTCGTTTAACCATCCATAAGGTATAAGCGGCACCGAAAATTAAAATCGTGGCGGCGGCAAAAGCAATCCAGAAGCTAGCTTTAAAGCTGCCTAAAATCACTAAAAA
Encoded here:
- a CDS encoding riboflavin synthase alpha chain, which produces MFTGIVQAYVSVAAIIEKPGLITFSLIFPDELRVGLQTGASVAVDGVCFTTLKVEHNQVSFDAMQETLQRTTIGLLKTGQFVNVERSFKIGDEVGGHLLSGHVHGMAEITSIDTSIPNNQVVTFKIPHPLTKYIFTKGFVALNGVSLTLVEVDKQNATFRVYFIPETLKRTTFGYKQVGDWVNIEIDSQTQAIVETVERILAEKDLNSTA
- a CDS encoding F0F1 ATP synthase subunit alpha, translated to MQLNPSEISELIKQKIKNYDLTTESRSEGSVVSITDGIVRIHGLAEVMQGEMLEFPGDSFGMALNLERDSVGGVVLGPYKHITEGDKVKCTGRILEVPVGTELLGRVVNPLGQPIDGKGPLNTQLTLPLERIAPGVITRQSVGQPVQTGLKAIDAMVPIGRGQRELIIGDRQTGKTAVAIDAIINQKGTGIKCIYVAIGQKASSVANVVRKLEEHGAMEHTIIVAANASDAATLQFIAPYAGCAMGEYFRDRGEDALIVYDDLTKQAWAYRQVSLLLRRPPGREAYPGDVFYLHSRLLERASRLNANYVEKLTNGEVKGKTGSLTALPIIETQAGDVSAFIPTNVISITDGQIFLETDLFNAGIRPAINPGISVSRVGGAAQTKIIKKLGGGIRLDLAQYRELAAFAQFASDLDEKTRKQIERGQRVTELMKQKQYSPLTVAEMAVSLYAANEGYLDNVNVKKVVDFEQALHSYMRANYADLLNKINEKGDYTEEVSKGFKAALEDFKANHTW
- a CDS encoding ATPase, F1 complex, OSCP/delta subunit, with amino-acid sequence MAELATIARPYAEAIFKLAKEKNHLDDWSVVLNFLKIIVEDPLMASVIANPQVDKNTLTQIWLAIGEGQLSETGKNLVKILVDNHRLLAIPQIAIQYETLKAQYQNYLEVEIMTPYPVTMPQQQAIETVLQQRLGKAAHIHITTDESLLGGWLVRAGDQVMDVSIKGRLQKLAAELRH
- a CDS encoding ATP synthase F0 subunit B; translated protein: MSITVTLFGQILTFMVLVGFVWKFLWGPVTQMMATRSTRIAQGLAAAERGKHELELSEQRAAERLREAKQDAAEIITAANKRANEIIEESKEQARLEGQRQLELAQAEIEQETNRAKEHLREQVVSLSLLMSEKILGREIDASAHHNFLDQMIKEL
- a CDS encoding ATP synthase F0 subunit C, whose amino-acid sequence is MTPEMITQLYASTALIVGIILAAAAFASALGWALICSKYLEGIARQPEMRPQLMTQMLFTGGLMEAFPMIVLGISMWFIFANPFIGAAQAAVKALGG
- a CDS encoding ATP synthase F0 subunit A — its product is MTESHHSAANGTGAVEYIQHHLTNLSIGEGFWTIHLDVLFFSILLAAIIIGMAKKVGSNLDPDNPKGLQNFLEIILEFVERQVKEAFAGYNPLIGPLALTLFMWIFLMNALDLLPVDLLPLIAKWLGIPYLKVVPTTNLDTTLGFAGSVFALIIFYNIKIKGPVGFIKMYLFHPFPAHNLFVKILLMPINFLMTLIEEVAKPVSMGLRLFGNMFAGELIFILIALLPWWIQWLPGGAWAIFHILIITLQAFIFMLLTIVYLSIAHQVDEEH
- a CDS encoding membrane protein, whose amino-acid sequence is MKDEPHLESITVHTGATQMLIIQSLLVAGMAVLFYVHQGALAAQAALYGGGIVMFNVWMMNRRIQSAIKLAKVAPGQEVRVLYLTAVQRFIFTFVCLVLGMGGLQLPPIPIVVALAVAQLGYLFNGRFNLPTHC